The Rhodohalobacter sp. SW132 genome includes a region encoding these proteins:
- a CDS encoding 3-methyladenine DNA glycosylase has product MMQTDVVEEKISQTVPLNEWTSRMERHEQVLSDILDPYLEKRSKQEKDPVLDFLFQYYKFRPSHLRRWSPGVDVVLEHNGKTNRLPEVSELTVEPETAFLDPALFPEKRLRATRWIHELLVKTNASKPFFGCFGMHEWAMVYRAEGVRHNQVPLRFSDDRIAEIVESRPVLCTHFDAYRFFTDAARPLNKHDLTRDIFQDMEQPGCIHSNMDIYKWAYKLYPWISSDLIREAFLLAVDARTFDMKASPYDLRDRGLEPIKIETEEGRKVYLKHQTEIWERGLPVRKKLIEAYHKLISLVG; this is encoded by the coding sequence ATGATGCAGACAGATGTTGTTGAAGAAAAAATATCGCAGACAGTACCTCTTAATGAGTGGACTTCCCGGATGGAACGTCACGAGCAGGTATTGAGTGACATTCTCGATCCCTATCTCGAAAAGCGCTCGAAGCAGGAGAAAGATCCCGTGCTCGATTTTCTTTTCCAATATTATAAATTCCGCCCATCGCACCTGCGCAGATGGTCGCCGGGTGTGGATGTGGTTTTGGAGCACAACGGAAAAACAAACCGACTGCCGGAAGTAAGTGAACTGACGGTTGAACCTGAAACGGCTTTTCTTGATCCCGCTCTCTTCCCTGAAAAACGGCTCCGTGCCACGCGCTGGATTCATGAGCTGCTGGTAAAAACCAATGCGAGCAAACCGTTTTTCGGATGTTTTGGGATGCACGAATGGGCGATGGTCTACCGGGCGGAGGGAGTTCGCCACAACCAGGTTCCGCTGCGCTTTTCGGATGACAGAATTGCGGAGATCGTGGAATCGCGCCCGGTTCTCTGCACCCATTTTGACGCCTATCGTTTTTTCACCGATGCCGCCAGGCCGCTGAATAAGCACGATCTCACCCGGGATATATTTCAGGACATGGAGCAGCCGGGCTGTATCCACTCCAATATGGATATCTACAAATGGGCCTACAAACTCTACCCGTGGATTTCAAGTGATCTGATCCGTGAAGCCTTTCTGCTGGCGGTTGATGCGCGCACATTCGATATGAAAGCGAGCCCGTACGACCTGCGTGATCGCGGCCTGGAGCCGATCAAAATTGAAACCGAAGAGGGACGAAAAGTCTACCTGAAGCATCAAACCGAGATATGGGAGCGCGGCCTTCCGGTCCGCAAAAAGCTGATTGAGGCGTATCATAAATTGATTTCTTTGGTTGGGTGA
- a CDS encoding anhydro-N-acetylmuramic acid kinase, translating into MNQSLIQLQKVSEKKSRKIIGLMSGTSLDGLDIALCTISGSGDHTEANVTHFMTVGYTPAQKLKLKAVSSVEAVALKELCHLHTQVGILHAGMIRSALKEWGLEPGDVDCIASHGQTVFHDPASAQSDGEKQTDGEKQINSTLQIGDGDQIAAQTGILTISDFRQKHIAHGGEGAPMAALVDRILFGNEKEDRVLLNIGGIANYTLLPAKSSRDQKGFTTDTGPGNTLIDNTVQKFFDQPFDKDGLIAASGSVRYDLLRAMLNDLWFKEKGSKSTGPEYFNLGWIERQLKTEGLDLQSVSPEDLVATVTELSAVTITQNLSRHPAASQKSSIYVSGGGAHNPVLIKRLSELLPDADLQNFSKLGFDPDAKEGLIFAVLANEMLAGEGFPMETESGVKKINFGKISFPE; encoded by the coding sequence ATGAACCAATCATTGATTCAGCTTCAGAAAGTATCAGAGAAAAAATCACGTAAAATCATCGGCCTGATGAGCGGCACCTCCCTTGACGGGCTGGATATTGCGCTTTGCACCATCAGCGGTTCGGGGGATCATACGGAAGCGAACGTCACCCATTTTATGACGGTGGGATACACGCCGGCGCAGAAATTGAAGCTGAAGGCGGTCAGTTCGGTGGAAGCAGTGGCGCTAAAAGAGCTTTGCCATCTTCACACTCAGGTCGGCATTCTTCATGCCGGAATGATTCGGTCGGCTCTGAAAGAGTGGGGTTTGGAACCCGGTGATGTGGACTGTATTGCAAGTCACGGACAGACGGTTTTTCACGATCCTGCAAGCGCACAATCTGATGGCGAAAAGCAGACTGATGGCGAAAAGCAGATTAACAGCACGCTGCAGATCGGGGATGGGGATCAGATCGCCGCACAAACGGGTATTTTAACCATCAGCGATTTCCGGCAAAAACATATTGCACACGGCGGAGAAGGTGCCCCGATGGCGGCGCTGGTCGATCGGATTTTGTTTGGAAATGAAAAGGAGGACCGGGTTCTGCTGAATATCGGCGGAATAGCGAACTATACACTGCTTCCGGCGAAAAGCAGCAGGGATCAGAAAGGATTTACCACTGATACAGGACCGGGTAACACCCTGATTGACAACACCGTACAGAAATTTTTCGATCAGCCGTTTGATAAAGATGGATTGATAGCAGCTTCCGGTTCTGTCAGGTATGATCTGCTAAGGGCGATGCTGAACGACCTTTGGTTCAAGGAAAAAGGATCCAAATCCACAGGGCCTGAATATTTTAACCTCGGCTGGATCGAACGGCAACTGAAAACTGAAGGGCTTGATTTACAATCGGTCTCACCGGAGGATCTGGTGGCAACCGTTACAGAACTATCGGCGGTTACAATCACTCAGAACTTATCCCGGCATCCGGCTGCATCACAAAAAAGCAGTATTTATGTGAGTGGCGGTGGTGCGCATAACCCCGTTCTGATAAAACGGCTGAGCGAGTTACTGCCCGATGCCGATCTGCAAAACTTTTCAAAGCTGGGCTTTGATCCCGATGCAAAAGAGGGACTGATTTTCGCTGTTCTGGCAAACGAAATGCTGGCCGGAGAGGGTTTTCCGATGGAAACAGAGTCGGGCGTGAAGAAAATTAACTTCGGAAAAATATCATTTCCGGAGTGA
- the thrC gene encoding threonine synthase — translation MSEIHTGYKMTCIMCGAENSEKETSTYCTSCGGVLQIEYDQVRKEIQYPLASMAEDPLKNHPSALRRLNRLSDEYAAELYAKLEFEHPTGCFKDRGSYIEVQKALELGADAICLASTGNMAASVAAYACYFKIPCYVFVPERTSEAKLAQATIYDATIIRIQGDFTKCEALCREFAKSGNYYLAGDYVFREEGQKSFSYELVDQQNEPFDYIFIPVGCGTNFGAIYKGFKEMKEAGLIDSIPHLVAVQPESSSPVVQGIFKREKVIDTQSSTMASSVAASNPIDFYKVLRGIDDTNGEALTVTEDEILESLREMATKEGHFTEPACALPLASFKNHPDLFKGKRCLFVLTGSGLKDTKVVATHSLTAPVLKPDLDHIHTYINSGFVEIQKKTFGKSRDTALANLKMGENHERMYKEHVERMNKRGKTLRKNELEYLQTMVLNEETGLEFPAEVLDYKVTMRKEELVEAGVKLLIGGKEIISKGKGVGPIDAVLNAIKSETDNQIPLEVINHEVEILSPDTDSLVIVTLTLGKDGQQWRTNGASADTIEAVIKAYEKGLAIAQKAILA, via the coding sequence ATGTCAGAAATTCATACCGGGTATAAAATGACCTGCATCATGTGCGGTGCAGAAAACAGTGAAAAGGAAACATCCACCTATTGTACTTCATGCGGTGGTGTGCTGCAGATTGAATATGATCAGGTCAGGAAAGAAATTCAGTATCCGCTTGCTTCCATGGCGGAAGATCCCCTGAAAAATCATCCCTCTGCCCTGCGGCGGCTGAATCGACTTTCTGATGAGTACGCCGCTGAACTCTACGCTAAACTTGAATTTGAGCATCCTACCGGCTGTTTCAAAGATCGCGGGAGCTATATTGAAGTTCAAAAAGCGCTGGAGCTGGGAGCAGATGCTATCTGCCTCGCCTCCACCGGGAACATGGCGGCATCGGTAGCGGCCTATGCCTGTTACTTTAAGATACCCTGTTATGTGTTTGTACCGGAGCGGACATCCGAAGCAAAACTTGCCCAGGCAACCATTTACGATGCTACCATCATCCGGATCCAGGGTGATTTCACCAAATGCGAAGCACTCTGCCGTGAGTTTGCAAAATCGGGCAATTACTATCTTGCAGGTGACTATGTATTCAGGGAAGAGGGGCAAAAATCGTTTTCGTATGAACTGGTTGATCAGCAAAATGAGCCGTTCGACTATATTTTTATCCCGGTGGGATGCGGCACCAATTTCGGCGCGATTTATAAAGGATTTAAAGAGATGAAAGAGGCCGGCCTCATCGATTCCATTCCGCATCTGGTGGCGGTTCAGCCGGAAAGCAGCTCGCCGGTAGTACAGGGAATTTTCAAGAGAGAGAAGGTGATTGACACCCAATCGAGCACCATGGCTTCGTCCGTGGCTGCATCCAACCCGATCGACTTTTACAAAGTGCTCCGCGGAATTGATGATACAAATGGAGAAGCCCTTACCGTAACAGAAGATGAAATTCTTGAATCTCTGCGGGAGATGGCTACCAAAGAAGGGCATTTTACAGAACCGGCTTGTGCCCTGCCGCTGGCATCCTTTAAAAACCATCCCGATCTGTTCAAAGGCAAACGATGCCTGTTTGTACTGACGGGATCCGGGCTGAAAGACACAAAAGTGGTTGCCACACACTCTCTCACTGCACCCGTTTTAAAACCCGATCTGGATCACATTCACACCTACATCAACTCCGGGTTTGTGGAGATACAGAAAAAAACGTTCGGTAAATCGAGGGATACCGCGCTTGCAAACCTGAAGATGGGCGAAAATCATGAACGGATGTACAAAGAGCATGTGGAGCGGATGAACAAGCGAGGTAAAACGCTCCGGAAAAATGAACTTGAGTACCTTCAGACGATGGTTCTGAACGAAGAAACCGGCCTGGAATTTCCTGCCGAAGTGCTGGACTATAAAGTAACCATGCGGAAAGAAGAACTGGTTGAGGCGGGAGTAAAACTGCTGATCGGCGGAAAAGAGATCATTTCAAAAGGAAAAGGTGTCGGTCCGATTGACGCTGTGCTGAACGCGATAAAATCAGAAACCGACAACCAGATTCCGCTGGAAGTCATAAACCATGAAGTTGAAATCCTGAGTCCGGATACCGACTCCCTGGTGATCGTAACTCTCACCCTTGGAAAAGACGGACAGCAGTGGAGAACCAACGGAGCATCCGCCGATACCATCGAAGCTGTGATTAAAGCATATGAAAAAGGACTGGCGATCGCACAAAAAGCAATACTTGCCTGA
- a CDS encoding antitoxin Xre/MbcA/ParS toxin-binding domain-containing protein: MSRSPKINTVNEAATKYQAAPNEEYQLVEQAHRGVPAGAFFDILGFSGLTKEELSGLLDVSFKTIQRYQNDGKKLNALNSEQLLKMITLYQKAEDVFGDLVSFNRWLRKPAIGLGNQHPLKYMQTPGGIDLIMDELRRIEFGALA, from the coding sequence ATGAGTCGATCCCCTAAAATAAATACGGTAAACGAGGCGGCCACTAAATATCAGGCCGCTCCAAACGAAGAATATCAGCTCGTAGAACAGGCGCATCGCGGAGTACCTGCCGGGGCTTTTTTTGATATTCTCGGGTTCTCCGGCCTCACCAAGGAGGAGCTCTCCGGTTTGCTCGATGTCTCTTTCAAAACCATTCAGCGCTATCAAAACGATGGAAAAAAACTAAACGCGCTAAACAGCGAGCAGCTTCTCAAAATGATCACTCTCTATCAAAAAGCAGAAGATGTATTTGGCGATCTTGTATCATTCAATCGCTGGCTGCGCAAACCGGCTATTGGCCTCGGCAATCAACATCCTCTCAAATATATGCAAACACCGGGCGGTATCGATCTAATTATGGATGAGTTGCGTCGCATCGAGTTTGGGGCGCTGGCGTAG
- a CDS encoding RES family NAD+ phosphorylase: MIVYRITTAKWADKLTGSGFPARWNPRHVHVVYTAGSIALACLENLVHRSGEGLNLNFRLTEIEIPESASVTSISVQELPEKWHTMSGYPACQQIGRDWVDNGKSCLLRVPSSIIPDETNVLINPNHPEFEKIFIKEIREFSFDERLMKSGHISTAQ; encoded by the coding sequence ATGATCGTTTACCGAATCACAACGGCAAAATGGGCTGATAAGCTGACCGGATCGGGGTTTCCGGCCCGTTGGAATCCGCGTCATGTTCATGTGGTCTACACGGCCGGAAGCATTGCGCTTGCGTGCCTCGAAAACCTGGTGCACCGCTCCGGGGAAGGGTTGAACCTGAATTTTCGACTGACTGAAATTGAAATTCCTGAATCTGCATCAGTTACAAGTATTTCTGTGCAAGAACTGCCGGAAAAGTGGCATACAATGAGCGGCTATCCGGCCTGTCAGCAGATTGGAAGAGATTGGGTGGATAATGGAAAAAGCTGCCTGCTGCGTGTTCCCTCTTCTATTATACCTGATGAGACGAATGTACTGATCAACCCAAATCATCCGGAATTTGAGAAGATCTTCATCAAGGAAATCCGGGAGTTTTCGTTTGATGAGAGGTTGATGAAAAGTGGTCACATTAGCACTGCTCAGTAA
- a CDS encoding transferase hexapeptide repeat family protein — MIYEFNGYKPVIHESAFIHPQAAVTGNVIIGKDVYIGPGAAIRGDWGKIVIEDGCNVQENCTIHMFPGVTVTLHKSAHIGHGAIIHGSTIGKNTLVGMNAVVMDNVTIGKECIIGALAFVKEGTNIPDRKVVVGNPAKIVKDVTDEMAKWKTEGTGWYQRLPGQMKQSWKECKPLREVPEDRKDQESGYQTWNKQKQS; from the coding sequence TTGATCTACGAATTTAACGGATATAAACCCGTCATCCATGAAAGTGCCTTCATCCATCCGCAGGCAGCGGTGACTGGGAATGTGATAATTGGGAAGGATGTGTATATCGGTCCGGGAGCAGCAATCCGTGGCGACTGGGGCAAAATTGTGATTGAGGATGGCTGTAATGTTCAGGAAAACTGCACCATCCACATGTTTCCGGGCGTGACGGTGACGCTGCATAAATCGGCACATATCGGTCACGGAGCGATCATTCACGGATCAACAATTGGTAAAAATACCTTAGTGGGGATGAATGCCGTGGTGATGGACAACGTCACCATCGGTAAAGAGTGCATCATCGGGGCGCTGGCTTTTGTGAAAGAGGGAACCAACATTCCCGATCGAAAAGTGGTGGTGGGTAATCCCGCTAAAATTGTAAAAGATGTTACAGATGAGATGGCTAAATGGAAAACCGAAGGAACCGGATGGTATCAGCGGCTGCCGGGTCAAATGAAACAGAGCTGGAAAGAGTGCAAGCCTCTCAGAGAAGTTCCGGAAGATCGAAAAGACCAGGAGTCAGGGTATCAGACGTGGAACAAACAGAAACAGAGTTAA
- a CDS encoding glutaminase, producing MDYQAAISKIYNEIKNIEDSGKVATYIPELAGIDPNKFGVHLTTLEDKHFSMGDSDEKFSIQSIAKVLSLTLAYNLEEDNLWKRMGVEPSGAPFNSLTLLEYNNGVPRNPMINSGAIVVCDILINHLKNPKQELIEFIRHVSGNSEISYSERISKSEKSVGYRNASLIHLMKAYDNIHNDIDEVLDLYFSLCSIEMTCKELSKTFLYLAGYGVCPYTENRVVSASKSKRINAIMQLCGMYDEAGEFSFRTGLPGKSGVGGGIVAVLPNHYSIAVWSPKLNPKGNSFKGMEFLERFTTETESSVF from the coding sequence ATGGACTACCAGGCAGCGATTTCTAAAATCTATAACGAAATAAAGAATATTGAAGATTCCGGTAAGGTTGCTACCTATATCCCGGAACTGGCAGGCATTGATCCCAACAAGTTTGGAGTTCACCTGACCACCCTTGAAGACAAGCACTTCTCAATGGGAGATTCAGATGAAAAATTCTCCATCCAGAGTATTGCCAAGGTGCTCTCTCTTACCCTCGCGTACAACCTGGAGGAGGATAACCTATGGAAACGAATGGGCGTTGAGCCTTCCGGGGCACCGTTTAATTCTCTCACGCTGCTTGAATACAATAATGGAGTTCCAAGAAACCCGATGATTAATTCAGGAGCGATTGTCGTGTGTGATATCCTGATCAATCATCTGAAAAATCCAAAGCAGGAGCTGATTGAATTTATACGCCATGTATCGGGAAATTCAGAAATCTCCTATTCAGAAAGAATTTCCAAATCAGAAAAATCTGTCGGCTACAGGAACGCATCTCTCATTCACCTGATGAAAGCATACGATAATATTCACAACGATATCGACGAAGTTCTGGATCTCTATTTCAGCCTCTGCTCTATTGAAATGACCTGTAAGGAGCTATCAAAAACGTTCCTTTACCTCGCCGGATACGGAGTGTGTCCCTATACTGAAAACAGGGTGGTTTCCGCAAGTAAATCGAAGCGCATCAACGCCATTATGCAGCTATGCGGAATGTATGACGAAGCGGGTGAATTCTCGTTTCGAACGGGGCTGCCGGGAAAAAGCGGCGTTGGAGGTGGAATTGTGGCCGTGCTCCCCAACCATTATAGTATTGCTGTCTGGAGCCCAAAACTGAATCCAAAGGGGAATTCGTTCAAGGGGATGGAATTTCTGGAGAGGTTTACAACAGAGACGGAGTCTTCTGTTTTTTAG
- a CDS encoding transposase, whose amino-acid sequence MPQNRIPLEPGQMYHVWTHANGDDNLFREAQNYTYFLEKYSYHIEPVVETYAYCLMPNHLHLMVRVKGEDKKRKSLKGKDLTGFENLSGLVSKQFSNLFNAYSKAYNKLYDRRGSLFERQFKRKLIDSDNYFGILIAYIHNNPVHHGFTGKPGEWPHSSWHAYLQQKITKIKREEGMNWFGGKDEFLRVHREIVMVKAISLFEE is encoded by the coding sequence ATGCCACAAAATAGAATACCGTTGGAACCCGGCCAAATGTATCACGTCTGGACGCATGCAAACGGGGATGATAATCTGTTTCGGGAAGCTCAGAACTACACCTATTTTCTTGAGAAATACAGCTATCATATAGAACCGGTGGTCGAAACGTATGCCTATTGCCTAATGCCGAATCATTTGCATTTGATGGTTAGGGTGAAAGGGGAAGATAAAAAAAGGAAATCCCTCAAAGGCAAAGACCTGACAGGTTTTGAAAACCTGTCAGGTCTCGTTTCGAAGCAATTTAGTAATCTTTTTAACGCCTACTCGAAAGCATATAACAAGCTTTATGATCGCAGAGGGTCACTTTTCGAAAGGCAGTTCAAACGAAAACTCATCGATTCCGATAACTATTTTGGAATCTTAATCGCATACATTCACAACAATCCCGTCCACCACGGATTTACCGGTAAGCCCGGGGAGTGGCCGCATAGCTCCTGGCATGCTTATTTGCAGCAAAAGATTACGAAAATTAAACGAGAGGAAGGAATGAATTGGTTTGGGGGTAAAGATGAGTTTTTGAGGGTTCATCGGGAGATCGTGATGGTAAAGGCGATATCTTTGTTCGAGGAGTAG
- the paaZ gene encoding phenylacetic acid degradation bifunctional protein PaaZ, whose translation MKVTSYSQGHWITEGTEKELKSAVDGKSIATMIEADLDYKAMCEYAREKAGPVLRELSIHKRAFKIKFMAQYLMERKEKYYELSTQTGATKRDSWIDIEGGIITAFGISSQSRKSLSDLPWHVEGGQVTLSRNGTFTGQHICVPRQGVAVQINAFNFPIWGMLEKLAPAFIAGVPSIIKPSPLGSYLAHEVFKDIIESGFLPEGSVQFIAADKPGDLLDHLTSQDSVAFTGSAETGKKLKSHPNIVANNVHFNLEADSLNCSILGEDVTPDMDEFGLFVKEVANEMTVKTGQKCTAIRRTIVPEKLVDVVIEELKNRLDKTSIGDPAAEDTRMGPLASSEQVVRFDEQLQKLTEVTETVYASGNGKANGAFSSARVLLCHKPMQVDEVHRLEAFGPMTTIIPYNSTDEAISLANKADGSLVGSLFTADDDLAKKVTLGCAPYHGRFMVINRHSAGESTGHGSPIASLVHGGPGRAGGGEELGGARSVLHHMQRVALQGSPTTLMNITGQHIKGADTKESDRHPFRKYFEELEIGEHLTTHRRTLTEADIVNFGTLSGDHFYAHFDDVAAKESIFGKRVAHGYLVLSAAAGMFVDPAPGPVMLNYGLEELRFLAPVFPGDTIRVKLIVKKKTVRQQRETDPKPFGMVWFDVEVRNQESDLVAEYTILTLVEREHKLDMDVK comes from the coding sequence ATGAAAGTAACTTCCTACTCACAAGGCCACTGGATCACCGAAGGAACTGAAAAAGAGCTGAAAAGTGCCGTGGATGGCAAATCCATCGCTACCATGATCGAGGCCGATCTCGATTACAAAGCGATGTGCGAATACGCACGGGAAAAAGCCGGTCCGGTTTTGCGGGAGTTGTCGATTCATAAACGGGCATTCAAGATCAAGTTCATGGCCCAATACCTGATGGAGCGGAAGGAAAAATATTATGAGCTTTCCACTCAAACCGGTGCCACCAAACGTGATTCCTGGATTGATATTGAAGGCGGCATTATTACAGCATTTGGCATTTCGAGTCAGTCACGAAAAAGCTTATCGGATCTCCCCTGGCATGTTGAAGGCGGACAAGTCACACTTTCACGCAACGGCACCTTTACCGGGCAGCATATCTGCGTGCCGCGTCAAGGCGTCGCGGTGCAAATCAACGCGTTTAACTTTCCGATCTGGGGGATGCTCGAAAAACTGGCCCCGGCTTTTATTGCGGGTGTGCCGTCGATCATCAAACCGTCCCCTCTTGGAAGTTACCTGGCCCATGAAGTGTTTAAGGATATCATCGAGTCGGGATTTTTACCGGAAGGATCCGTTCAGTTTATCGCGGCCGATAAACCGGGAGATCTGCTCGATCATCTCACCAGCCAGGACAGCGTAGCGTTTACCGGCTCGGCGGAAACGGGAAAAAAGCTGAAAAGTCACCCGAATATTGTGGCCAACAACGTCCACTTCAACCTGGAAGCAGATTCGCTAAACTGCTCCATCCTCGGCGAAGATGTAACGCCTGATATGGATGAATTCGGCCTGTTTGTGAAAGAAGTGGCCAACGAAATGACCGTCAAAACCGGCCAGAAGTGTACAGCCATCCGACGCACCATTGTGCCGGAGAAACTGGTAGATGTAGTGATTGAGGAACTCAAAAATCGTCTTGATAAAACCTCAATCGGCGATCCGGCTGCGGAAGATACCCGGATGGGGCCGCTTGCAAGTTCCGAACAGGTGGTACGGTTTGATGAGCAGCTCCAAAAACTGACGGAAGTCACCGAAACGGTCTATGCCAGCGGAAATGGAAAAGCAAATGGCGCATTCAGCAGCGCCCGGGTTCTGCTCTGCCACAAACCAATGCAGGTGGATGAAGTGCACCGCCTGGAAGCGTTCGGCCCCATGACCACCATCATACCGTACAATTCTACTGACGAGGCGATCTCGCTGGCAAATAAAGCCGATGGATCTCTTGTCGGTTCGCTGTTTACTGCAGATGATGATCTTGCCAAAAAAGTGACGCTCGGCTGCGCTCCCTACCACGGACGTTTTATGGTGATCAACCGCCACAGCGCTGGGGAGTCAACCGGACACGGTTCACCGATTGCCTCACTGGTTCACGGCGGACCCGGACGCGCCGGCGGTGGTGAAGAACTTGGCGGCGCCCGATCCGTTCTGCACCACATGCAGCGGGTTGCCCTGCAGGGATCGCCCACTACACTGATGAACATCACCGGTCAGCATATCAAAGGCGCCGATACAAAAGAATCAGACCGACATCCATTCCGAAAATATTTTGAAGAGCTTGAAATCGGGGAACATCTCACAACCCATCGGCGTACGCTCACCGAAGCAGATATTGTGAATTTTGGCACACTCAGCGGCGATCACTTCTACGCCCATTTTGATGATGTAGCTGCAAAAGAGTCCATTTTCGGTAAACGGGTGGCTCACGGCTATCTTGTCCTTTCAGCCGCAGCGGGTATGTTTGTAGATCCGGCTCCCGGCCCCGTGATGCTCAACTACGGACTCGAAGAACTTCGGTTCCTCGCCCCTGTTTTTCCCGGCGACACCATCCGGG